A window of the Oncorhynchus mykiss isolate Arlee chromosome 15, USDA_OmykA_1.1, whole genome shotgun sequence genome harbors these coding sequences:
- the LOC110516399 gene encoding ras-related protein Rab-19-like yields the protein MQQPTGGVEQQDESFDFLFKIILIGDSNVGKTCVVQSFKSGQFSERQQNTIGVDFTVRTVDIEGKKIKMQVWDTAGQERFRTITQSYYRSAHGAMIAYDITRHGTFDSVSNWIREVELYGAANVVLCLIGNKSDLESERQVLFQEACCMAEERGILVALETSAKEAQNVDDAFMMMARELLARNGTVVRQQAPSNNDSPRVLLRANSRPINGPAVITDRKTCC from the exons ATGCAACAGCCAACTGGAGGAGTGGAGCAGCAGGACGAATCCTTTGATTTCCTGTTCAAGATCATCCTGATTGGAGATTCTAACGTGGGCAAGACCTGCGTGGTCCAGAGCTTCAAGTCAGGACAGTTCTCAGAGAGGCAACAGAACACCATAGGAGTGGACTTCACCGTGCGGACAGTGGACATCGAGGGCAAGAAAATTAAG ATGCAGGTATGGGACACGGCTGGACAGGAGCGTTTCCGGACCATCACCCAGAGTTACTACCGCAGCGCCCACGGCGCCATGATCGCCTATGACATCACACGCCACGGAACCTTTGACTCCGTGTCCAATTGGATCAGGGAGGTGGAGCTGTACGGCGCGGCCAATGTAGTGCTCTGTCTCATTG GTAACAAGTCTGACCTGGAGTCTGAGCGTCAGGTGTTGTTCCAGGAAGCATGCTGTATGGCTGAGGAGAGAGGCATCCTGGTAGCATTAGAGACCTCAGCTAAGGAGGCCCAGAATGTGGACGATGCCTTCATGATGATGGCCCGCGAGCTGCTGGCGCGCAACGGCACTGTCGTCCGGCAACAGGCCCCTAGCAACAATGACTCGCCCCGCGTCCTGCTCCGAGCCAACTCACGACCAATCAACGGGCCAGCGGTGATCACAGACAGGAAGACGTGTTGCTGA
- the LOC118938846 gene encoding tetraspanin-8-like isoform X1 produces the protein MGRIHICVKRTLIFVCVLICIISTLLLAITLFGHGYFHQSEEIEDILPGIVVMYVLEAATLVLSIFGVYGARKEKKWALVLFSVGMSLASLYLFVECVNAYHSKHEMEELTREEHLAMMPLSGAKQTDIETIYNIQTNLKCCGLVQGYQDWGTDIPLSCLCSDEDSTDFKCVAPGNNTRFVIHYPNSDMSEDDDHKGLMDEHMLVYEKPCLPILISVESYAISLGIGTLVALTALWDVGVVLAITILCQMRRKVDVPPVIFTFQPPQYRELCDTAESV, from the exons ATGGGAAGAATACATATCTGCGTAAAACGGACGTTAATTTTCGTCTGTGTCTTGATCTGT ATCATCAGCACCCTCTTGCTGGCCATCACATTATTTGGACATGGGTACTTCCACCAATCAGAAGAA ATAGAGGATATTCTGCCTGGGATAGTAGTTATGTATGTCCTAGAAGCAGCAACCCTGGTCCTGTCAATCTTTGGGGTCTATGGCGCTCGGAAGGAGAAGAAATGGGCTCTGGTTCTG TTTTCTGTAGGTATGTCACTGGCCAGCCTATACCTGTTTGTGGAGTGCGTGAACGCATATCATTCCAAACACGag ATGGAGGAGTTAACCAGAGAGGAACATCTAGCGATGATGCCTCTGAGTGGAGCGAAACAAACTGATATAGAAACGATATACAACATACAGACTAAC TTAAAATGCTGTGGGCTCGTACAAGGCTACCAAGACTGGGGCACAGacatccccctctcctgtctctgttctGATGAGGACTCAACAGACTTTAAATGT GTTGCTCCTGGTAACAATACAAGATTTGTTATTCACTATCCCAACAGTGATATGTCTGAGGATGATGACCACAAGGGATTAATGGATGAACACATGCTGGTATATGAAAAG CCATGTCTTCCCATCCTGATCTCTGTCGAGAGCTATGCAATCAGCCTGGGAATAGGAACATTAGTAGCACTGACAGCATTATGG GATGTTGGAGTTGTCCTGGCCATCACAATACTCTGCCAGATGAGAAGAAAGGTTGATGTGCCACCTGTGATCTTCACCTTTCAACCACCTCAATACAGAGAGCTGTGTGACACAGCAGAGAGTGTCTGA
- the LOC118938846 gene encoding tetraspanin-8-like isoform X2, whose translation MGRIHICVKRTLIFVCVLICIISTLLLAITLFGHGYFHQSEEIEDILPGIVVMYVLEAATLVLSIFGVYGARKEKKWALVLFSVGMSLASLYLFVECVNAYHSKHEMEELTREEHLAMMPLSGAKQTDIETIYNIQTNLKCCGLVQGYQDWGTDIPLSCLCSDEDSTDFKCVAPGNNTRFVIHYPNSDMSEDDDHKGLMDEHMLVYEKPCLPILISVESYAISLGIGTLVALTALWVLSVGLLD comes from the exons ATGGGAAGAATACATATCTGCGTAAAACGGACGTTAATTTTCGTCTGTGTCTTGATCTGT ATCATCAGCACCCTCTTGCTGGCCATCACATTATTTGGACATGGGTACTTCCACCAATCAGAAGAA ATAGAGGATATTCTGCCTGGGATAGTAGTTATGTATGTCCTAGAAGCAGCAACCCTGGTCCTGTCAATCTTTGGGGTCTATGGCGCTCGGAAGGAGAAGAAATGGGCTCTGGTTCTG TTTTCTGTAGGTATGTCACTGGCCAGCCTATACCTGTTTGTGGAGTGCGTGAACGCATATCATTCCAAACACGag ATGGAGGAGTTAACCAGAGAGGAACATCTAGCGATGATGCCTCTGAGTGGAGCGAAACAAACTGATATAGAAACGATATACAACATACAGACTAAC TTAAAATGCTGTGGGCTCGTACAAGGCTACCAAGACTGGGGCACAGacatccccctctcctgtctctgttctGATGAGGACTCAACAGACTTTAAATGT GTTGCTCCTGGTAACAATACAAGATTTGTTATTCACTATCCCAACAGTGATATGTCTGAGGATGATGACCACAAGGGATTAATGGATGAACACATGCTGGTATATGAAAAG CCATGTCTTCCCATCCTGATCTCTGTCGAGAGCTATGCAATCAGCCTGGGAATAGGAACATTAGTAGCACTGACAGCATTATGG GTTTTGAGTGTAGGCCTATTAGACTGA